The following coding sequences lie in one Pan paniscus chromosome X, NHGRI_mPanPan1-v2.0_pri, whole genome shotgun sequence genomic window:
- the PPP1R2C gene encoding protein phosphatase inhibitor 2 family member C, whose amino-acid sequence MSASTSSHRPIKGILKNKSSSGSSVATSGQQSEGTIQDVKRKKSQRWDESSILAAHRATYRDYDLMKANEPGTSYVSVQDNGEDSVRDVEGEDSVRGVEGKEATDASDHSCEVEEQESSEAYMRKILLHKQEKKRQFEMRRRLHYNEELNIKLARQLMWKELQSEDNENEETPQATNEEKTAAEESEEAPLTGGLQTQSCDP is encoded by the coding sequence ATGTCAGCCTCCACCTCCTCGCACCGGCCCATCAAGGGGATCCTGAAAAACAAAAGCTCGTCGGGTTCCTCGGTGGCGACTTCCGGTCAGCAGTCTGAAGGGACTATTCAAGATGTGAAGAGAAAGAAATCCCAAAGGTGGGACGAATCAAGCATCCTTGCGGCACACCGCGCAACGTACAGAGATTACGATTTAATGAAGGCAAATGAGCCCGGCACTTCCTACGTGAGTGTGCAAGATAATGGGGAAGATTCAGTGCGCGATGTCGAAGGAGAAGATTCAGTGCGTGGTGTCGAAGGAAAGGAAGCCACCGATGCTTCGGACCACAGCTGTGAGGTGGAGGAGCAAGAGAGCAGCGAGGCCTACATGAGAAAAATCCTCCTCCACAAACAGGAGAAAAAGCGGCAGTTCGAAATGAGAAGAAGGCTTCACTACAACGAAGAATTGAACATCAAATTAGCTAGACAATTAATGTGGAAAGAGCTACAAAGTGAAGATAATGAAAACGAAGAAACGCCACAAGCCACGAACGAAGAGAAGACTGCTGCGGAAGAATCAGAGGAAGCTCCTCTGACCGGTGGACTGCAAACCCAGTCATGCGACCCTTAG